In Eucalyptus grandis isolate ANBG69807.140 chromosome 4, ASM1654582v1, whole genome shotgun sequence, the following proteins share a genomic window:
- the LOC104418976 gene encoding translation initiation factor IF3-1, mitochondrial isoform X2: MVLWCRLSQSKLRLASSYAKSCYAQSLYASAHECATSCASVGVKPAPFADIRRRPSDFCSNARFFAAPVQAKPKEEAKDSNAPRLNEKIKASIVRVVTDEGHFVVSIHEAIERARKLNLDLVEVQKSANPPVCKIMDFHREKYKQQLKEKDRAKSQSGVALRKGDCKEVRFTGKTEQKDLKMKADTVKRLMERGYRVKCRAMGTEDQDLGGLLTRLSALIEDVAVVESGPRVENKQAYVIVRHVKFGPSKKGKKLFGDMKQDGAAQPSGDSEDEDPGEKGLESEKEMLSDNGNAGGSYAGWSTGGADYGSKVNDRPGRVPSSSNPNYSVNTGEPSAETENRYAKGGANNRFAQSRSPGARDSNRLPPGVPRRQEVPNQRRQEVPYERRQEVPNQRRQEFPYERRQSPSDTHTSHLTRESKQVETPPSPSRSSFGLFSSPRDNAPSNHGEAPKA; the protein is encoded by the exons ATGGTGCTCTGGTGTCGACTCAGCCAGTCCAAGCTCCGTCTCGCGTCGAGCTACGCCAAGTCATGTTACGCCCAATCCTTGTACGCTTCGGCGCACGAATGCGCCACTTCGTGTGCGTCCGTCGGCGTGAAGCCGGCGCCTTTCGCCGATATCCGCCGGCGACCCTCCGATTTCTGCAGCAACGCCAGGTTCTTCGCCGCACCGGTTCAG GCTAAGCCGAAAGAGGAAGCTAAGGACTCCAATGCACCGCGCCTGAATGAGAAGATTAAAGCGAGCATAGTCAGGGTCGTGACAGATGAAG GGCATTTTGTAGTCTCAATCCATGAAGCAATTGAACGAGCTAGAAAACTCAATCTTGATTTAGTTGAG GTTCAGAAAAGTGCTAATCCACCTGTGTGTAAAATTATGGACTTCCATAGGGAGAAGTACAAACAACAACTGAAGGAAAAGGACCGTGCTAAAAGTCAG TCAGGGGTGGCTCTACGAAAAGGAGATTGCAAAGAAGTGCGTTTTACGGGAAAGACA GAACAGAAGGACCTAAAGATGAAAGCCGATACAGTTAAAAGGTTGATGGAACGTGGCTACCGTGTGAAG TGTAGGGCAATGGGTACTGAAGATCAGGACTTGGGAGGATTATTAACTCGACTTTCTGCATTG ATTGAAGATGTAGCGGTTGTAGAAAGTGGACCAAGGGTGGAAAACAAACAGGCTTATGTCATTGTCAGGCATGTAAAGTTTGGTCCATCTAAGAAAGGTAAGAAGCTGTTTGGAGATATGAAACAAGACGGGGCGGCTCAACCAAGTGGAGACTCTGAAGATGAGGACCCTGGCGAAAAAGGCTTGGAATCTGAGAAAGAGATGCTTTCTGACAATGGAAATGCTGGAGGCAGCTATGCTGGCTGGTCAACGGGTGGTGCGGACTATGGTTCCAAAGTGAACGATAGGCCTGGAAGGGTTCCCTCTTCATCAAACCCTAATTATTCAGTGAATACAGGAGAGCCTTCCGCAGAAACTGAGAACAGGTATGCGAAGGGAGGAGCAAATAATAGGTTTGCCCAATCTAGGAGCCCAGGGGCGAGAGACTCCAACAGATTACCGCCTGGGGTTCCGAGGAGGCAAGAGGTCCCCAATCAAAGGAGGCAAGAGGTTCCATATGAAAGGAGGCAAGAGGTCCCCAATCAAAGGAGGCAAGAG TTTCCATATGAAAGGAGGCAATCTCCTTCAGATACACATACCTCACATTTAACAAGAGAGTCTAAGCAAGTGGAGACTCCTCCCAGCCCCTCACGCTCGAGTTTTGGTTTATTTAGTTCCCCTAGAGATAATGCTCCCAGCAATCACGGCGAGGCACCAAAAGCCTGA
- the LOC104418976 gene encoding translation initiation factor IF3-1, mitochondrial isoform X3 has translation MVLWCRLSQSKLRLASSYAKSCYAQSLYASAHECATSCASVGVKPAPFADIRRRPSDFCSNARFFAAPVQAKPKEEAKDSNAPRLNEKIKASIVRVVTDEGHFVVSIHEAIERARKLNLDLVEVQKSANPPVCKIMDFHREKYKQQLKEKDRAKSQSGVALRKGDCKEVRFTGKTEQKDLKMKADTVKRLMERGYRVKCRAMGTEDQDLGGLLTRLSALIEDVAVVESGPRVENKQAYVIVRHVKFGPSKKGKKLFGDMKQDGAAQPSGDSEDEDPGEKGLESEKEMLSDNGNAGGSYAGWSTGGADYGSKVNDRPGRVPSSSNPNYSVNTGEPSAETENRYAKGGANNRFAQSRSPGARDSNRLPPGVPRRQEVPNQRRQEVPYERRQEVPNQRRQEFPYERRQSPSDTHTSHLTRESKQVETPPSPSRSSFGLFSSPRDNAPSNHGEAPKA, from the exons ATGGTGCTCTGGTGTCGACTCAGCCAGTCCAAGCTCCGTCTCGCGTCGAGCTACGCCAAGTCATGTTACGCCCAATCCTTGTACGCTTCGGCGCACGAATGCGCCACTTCGTGTGCGTCCGTCGGCGTGAAGCCGGCGCCTTTCGCCGATATCCGCCGGCGACCCTCCGATTTCTGCAGCAACGCCAGGTTCTTCGCCGCACCGGTTCAG GCTAAGCCGAAAGAGGAAGCTAAGGACTCCAATGCACCGCGCCTGAATGAGAAGATTAAAGCGAGCATAGTCAGGGTCGTGACAGATGAAG GGCATTTTGTAGTCTCAATCCATGAAGCAATTGAACGAGCTAGAAAACTCAATCTTGATTTAGTTGAG GTTCAGAAAAGTGCTAATCCACCTGTGTGTAAAATTATGGACTTCCATAGGGAGAAGTACAAACAACAACTGAAGGAAAAGGACCGTGCTAAAAGTCAG TCAGGGGTGGCTCTACGAAAAGGAGATTGCAAAGAAGTGCGTTTTACGGGAAAGACA GAACAGAAGGACCTAAAGATGAAAGCCGATACAGTTAAAAGGTTGATGGAACGTGGCTACCGTGTGAAG TGTAGGGCAATGGGTACTGAAGATCAGGACTTGGGAGGATTATTAACTCGACTTTCTGCATTG ATTGAAGATGTAGCGGTTGTAGAAAGTGGACCAAGGGTGGAAAACAAACAGGCTTATGTCATTGTCAGGCATGTAAAGTTTGGTCCATCTAAGAAAGGTAAGAAGCTGTTTGGAGATATGAAACAAGACGGGGCGGCTCAACCAAGTGGAGACTCTGAAGATGAGGACCCTGGCGAAAAAGGCTTGGAATCTGAGAAAGAGATGCTTTCTGACAATGGAAATGCTGGAGGCAGCTATGCTGGCTGGTCAACGGGTGGTGCGGACTATGGTTCCAAAGTGAACGATAGGCCTGGAAGGGTTCCCTCTTCATCAAACCCTAATTATTCAGTGAATACAGGAGAGCCTTCCGCAGAAACTGAGAACAGGTATGCGAAGGGAGGAGCAAATAATAGGTTTGCCCAATCTAGGAGCCCAGGGGCGAGAGACTCCAACAGATTACCGCCTGGGGTTCCGAGGAGGCAAGAGGTCCCCAATCAAAGGAGGCAAGAGGTTCCATATGAAAGGAGGCAAGAG GTCCCCAATCAAAGGAGGCAAGAGTTTCCATATGAAAGGAGGCAATCTCCTTCAGATACACATACCTCACATTTAACAAGAGAGTCTAAGCAAGTGGAGACTCCTCCCAGCCCCTCACGCTCGAGTTTTGGTTTATTTAGTTCCCCTAGAGATAATGCTCCCAGCAATCACGGCGAGGCACCAAAAGCCTGA
- the LOC104418976 gene encoding translation initiation factor IF3-1, mitochondrial isoform X1 — MVLWCRLSQSKLRLASSYAKSCYAQSLYASAHECATSCASVGVKPAPFADIRRRPSDFCSNARFFAAPVQAKPKEEAKDSNAPRLNEKIKASIVRVVTDEGHFVVSIHEAIERARKLNLDLVEVQKSANPPVCKIMDFHREKYKQQLKEKDRAKSQSGVALRKGDCKEVRFTGKTEQKDLKMKADTVKRLMERGYRVKCRAMGTEDQDLGGLLTRLSALIEDVAVVESGPRVENKQAYVIVRHVKFGPSKKGKKLFGDMKQDGAAQPSGDSEDEDPGEKGLESEKEMLSDNGNAGGSYAGWSTGGADYGSKVNDRPGRVPSSSNPNYSVNTGEPSAETENRYAKGGANNRFAQSRSPGARDSNRLPPGVPRRQEVPNQRRQEVPYERRQEVPNQRRQEVPYERKQEVPNQRRQEFPYERRQSPSDTHTSHLTRESKQVETPPSPSRSSFGLFSSPRDNAPSNHGEAPKA; from the exons ATGGTGCTCTGGTGTCGACTCAGCCAGTCCAAGCTCCGTCTCGCGTCGAGCTACGCCAAGTCATGTTACGCCCAATCCTTGTACGCTTCGGCGCACGAATGCGCCACTTCGTGTGCGTCCGTCGGCGTGAAGCCGGCGCCTTTCGCCGATATCCGCCGGCGACCCTCCGATTTCTGCAGCAACGCCAGGTTCTTCGCCGCACCGGTTCAG GCTAAGCCGAAAGAGGAAGCTAAGGACTCCAATGCACCGCGCCTGAATGAGAAGATTAAAGCGAGCATAGTCAGGGTCGTGACAGATGAAG GGCATTTTGTAGTCTCAATCCATGAAGCAATTGAACGAGCTAGAAAACTCAATCTTGATTTAGTTGAG GTTCAGAAAAGTGCTAATCCACCTGTGTGTAAAATTATGGACTTCCATAGGGAGAAGTACAAACAACAACTGAAGGAAAAGGACCGTGCTAAAAGTCAG TCAGGGGTGGCTCTACGAAAAGGAGATTGCAAAGAAGTGCGTTTTACGGGAAAGACA GAACAGAAGGACCTAAAGATGAAAGCCGATACAGTTAAAAGGTTGATGGAACGTGGCTACCGTGTGAAG TGTAGGGCAATGGGTACTGAAGATCAGGACTTGGGAGGATTATTAACTCGACTTTCTGCATTG ATTGAAGATGTAGCGGTTGTAGAAAGTGGACCAAGGGTGGAAAACAAACAGGCTTATGTCATTGTCAGGCATGTAAAGTTTGGTCCATCTAAGAAAGGTAAGAAGCTGTTTGGAGATATGAAACAAGACGGGGCGGCTCAACCAAGTGGAGACTCTGAAGATGAGGACCCTGGCGAAAAAGGCTTGGAATCTGAGAAAGAGATGCTTTCTGACAATGGAAATGCTGGAGGCAGCTATGCTGGCTGGTCAACGGGTGGTGCGGACTATGGTTCCAAAGTGAACGATAGGCCTGGAAGGGTTCCCTCTTCATCAAACCCTAATTATTCAGTGAATACAGGAGAGCCTTCCGCAGAAACTGAGAACAGGTATGCGAAGGGAGGAGCAAATAATAGGTTTGCCCAATCTAGGAGCCCAGGGGCGAGAGACTCCAACAGATTACCGCCTGGGGTTCCGAGGAGGCAAGAGGTCCCCAATCAAAGGAGGCAAGAGGTTCCATATGAAAGGAGGCAAGAGGTCCCCAATCAAAGGAGGCAAGAGGTTCCATATGAAAGGAAGCAAGAGGTCCCCAATCAAAGGAGGCAAGAGTTTCCATATGAAAGGAGGCAATCTCCTTCAGATACACATACCTCACATTTAACAAGAGAGTCTAAGCAAGTGGAGACTCCTCCCAGCCCCTCACGCTCGAGTTTTGGTTTATTTAGTTCCCCTAGAGATAATGCTCCCAGCAATCACGGCGAGGCACCAAAAGCCTGA